One stretch of Candidatus Poribacteria bacterium DNA includes these proteins:
- a CDS encoding sigma-70 family RNA polymerase sigma factor: MKNDDAQRIERILAGDEAAFTALVKKYEKQIHVFVWRRVRDYHVAEEITQDTFLRAYEKLGTLRNPNRFSGWLYMIATRCFLTWLGQKRIQMQSLEAMSEAEVEALFYAQYMAEQTEKLATEKQRQVVAYLLQKLPARERTAVVLHYLSEMTCEEIGDFLEVSPNTVKSQLHRARKRLKGEESMVRETLGNFQNSDDLIDDIIKWTQVNEPGVAGSVGTLSATSENTLYVVVEDESIYKLPMGEEAWQLVNTDFLRQNTRGEIPIAERDGILYIIPSHELFASTDGGVTWEFVGPCPKGYTRELLITEDAFYLCLGHGIFRSDDAGSSWEAMNDGLDSRLADHSGVHSLRINQDTLFVMTDIGPYRLDEGRWKYLQLPVDDMVHVGSLAVYEDQIYVAASVNFLRFYGASEGIWEQLWKGEKRSWWIFRSIDGGDSWTDVTPMNAWNLTGLRPDITLIATEKVLLAMGKEDGTMVRSMDRGDTWTPLQSTGISATWGSVRKTLVLDENTLYTAGNSGVHRSTDSGKTWHRFNTRLESRVDNLVGFMRNQVQGISTVLYARVGREITKSVDRIGGDVVKSTDGGVSWNAVDVEMVLSHGRYRETTLEVTQIADTDNVLYAKVKRRKSEVLIFRLSDDDSALTCAEGGPPSFHSRELFDHTLRGTRGKTPVFEMDSLTGRPLFENPVFGADLFFERLGQIDARLAYEMVQAGLSGSFTVSYETFYMEYNYKLFRWKPGDSEWHDTGVEETGELSRDNIWRGFKIAASDETVYVGKRDGHLLQSLDGGDNWNDITSSLPLSVEHFNQIVFADSTVHVATDKGVFNSKDGVTWCLLTNEAEASVILKSLATIGDSVYGANDEGIYRLQSDTDTWEQVAPEISGVVTSLVVDENMFYVGTERQGVLGFKRTE; this comes from the coding sequence ATGAAAAACGATGATGCTCAACGGATCGAACGCATCTTGGCAGGCGACGAAGCTGCCTTCACTGCTCTCGTGAAAAAGTACGAAAAACAGATACACGTGTTCGTATGGCGGAGGGTAAGGGATTACCACGTCGCTGAAGAGATTACGCAGGATACTTTTCTCAGAGCTTATGAAAAACTTGGCACGCTGAGGAATCCAAATCGGTTTTCAGGGTGGCTTTATATGATCGCTACCCGTTGTTTCCTGACATGGCTTGGGCAGAAAAGAATCCAAATGCAGTCCTTAGAAGCGATGAGTGAAGCAGAAGTAGAAGCACTGTTTTACGCCCAATATATGGCGGAACAGACCGAAAAGTTAGCGACAGAAAAGCAACGCCAAGTCGTTGCGTATCTCCTTCAAAAATTACCGGCGCGTGAGCGGACAGCGGTGGTGCTTCATTATCTCAGTGAAATGACGTGCGAAGAGATTGGCGATTTTCTGGAGGTATCACCGAACACGGTTAAGAGCCAACTCCATCGCGCTCGGAAGCGGCTGAAAGGGGAGGAATCTATGGTTCGCGAAACATTAGGCAACTTTCAGAACTCTGATGACCTTATAGATGACATTATAAAATGGACACAAGTAAATGAACCCGGTGTAGCGGGGTCAGTAGGAACCCTGTCTGCAACTTCGGAAAATACCCTTTATGTTGTTGTGGAGGATGAAAGTATCTACAAATTGCCAATGGGTGAGGAGGCATGGCAGCTTGTAAATACTGACTTTCTGCGTCAGAATACTCGCGGCGAAATACCCATAGCAGAGCGGGATGGTATACTTTATATTATTCCATCTCATGAACTGTTTGCGTCAACTGACGGGGGTGTAACATGGGAATTTGTTGGTCCCTGTCCAAAAGGTTATACGCGAGAACTTCTGATAACGGAAGATGCCTTCTATCTCTGCCTTGGTCATGGGATATTTCGGTCCGATGATGCTGGCAGTTCGTGGGAGGCTATGAATGATGGTTTGGACAGTCGTTTGGCAGACCATTCTGGGGTTCACTCATTACGGATAAACCAAGACACGCTATTTGTAATGACAGATATCGGACCCTATCGCCTTGATGAGGGGCGTTGGAAATACCTACAGCTGCCAGTGGATGATATGGTACATGTGGGTTCTCTCGCGGTGTATGAAGACCAGATTTATGTTGCGGCATCAGTGAATTTTTTAAGATTCTATGGCGCATCGGAAGGGATTTGGGAACAACTGTGGAAAGGTGAAAAACGTTCGTGGTGGATTTTTCGATCAATTGATGGTGGAGATTCATGGACAGACGTAACACCGATGAACGCTTGGAATCTGACAGGTTTGCGTCCCGATATAACGTTGATTGCTACGGAAAAGGTGCTATTGGCGATGGGAAAAGAGGATGGGACGATGGTGCGTTCGATGGATAGGGGAGACACATGGACTCCCTTACAATCTACAGGTATTTCCGCTACGTGGGGTAGCGTGAGAAAGACCTTAGTGTTGGACGAAAACACACTTTATACAGCCGGAAACAGCGGGGTACATCGTTCAACCGATAGTGGTAAAACATGGCACCGATTTAATACAAGGTTGGAGAGCCGAGTTGATAATTTAGTAGGTTTCATGAGGAATCAAGTTCAGGGTATATCCACTGTCCTTTATGCAAGGGTTGGGAGGGAAATCACAAAATCGGTTGATAGGATCGGTGGAGATGTCGTTAAGTCAACCGATGGCGGCGTATCATGGAATGCTGTTGACGTAGAGATGGTCCTATCGCACGGTAGATATAGGGAAACAACGCTGGAGGTCACGCAGATAGCGGACACTGATAACGTTCTCTATGCTAAAGTAAAGCGGAGGAAGTCCGAAGTTTTGATTTTTCGATTGTCCGATGATGACAGTGCCTTAACTTGTGCTGAGGGAGGACCGCCTTCTTTTCATTCACGTGAACTATTCGATCATACGTTACGTGGAACAAGAGGAAAGACTCCAGTTTTTGAGATGGATTCGTTAACTGGCAGACCGCTATTTGAAAACCCGGTTTTTGGGGCAGACCTCTTTTTCGAGCGATTGGGACAAATAGATGCTCGACTGGCGTACGAAATGGTTCAAGCAGGGTTAAGTGGAAGTTTCACTGTTAGTTATGAAACGTTTTATATGGAATACAACTACAAACTCTTCCGATGGAAACCCGGTGACTCAGAGTGGCACGACACCGGTGTTGAGGAGACTGGTGAACTCTCACGGGATAATATATGGAGAGGCTTTAAAATCGCTGCATCAGACGAAACAGTATACGTCGGTAAACGGGATGGGCATCTCTTACAGTCGCTTGATGGCGGGGACAATTGGAACGACATTACATCAAGCCTGCCGCTGTCTGTTGAACACTTCAATCAAATTGTCTTTGCCGACTCAACAGTTCACGTTGCAACTGACAAAGGTGTCTTCAATTCAAAGGACGGTGTTACCTGGTGTCTGCTTACTAATGAGGCAGAAGCGTCTGTTATTCTCAAGTCGTTAGCAACAATAGGGGATTCCGTTTACGGTGCTAACGATGAAGGCATCTATCGCCTGCAAAGCGATACAGACACTTGGGAACAAGTCGCCCCGGAAATTTCAGGCGTTGTGACTTCTCTCGTTGTTGATGAAAATATGTTTTACGTTGGCACGGAACGGCAAGGTGTGCTTGGCTTCAAACGTACCGAATAA
- a CDS encoding molybdenum cofactor guanylyltransferase, which produces MPKKTLPVTGVILAGGKSRRMGQNKALIQLGDDSLIEHVIRRMHLVVDELLLITNSPAEYAPLNVPMYGDIIPDTGALGGIYTGLTYASYDAVLCVGCDNPFLVPNLLTYLVSVLDEYDAVMPYTYQENPARRSEEDQIILQTLCAAYTKRCLPIIELMLQESELRVHALAERAYVQRVSPEVWQTFDSEGMSFFNINTPEDFERADFYMRSQTAH; this is translated from the coding sequence GTGCCTAAGAAAACACTTCCAGTCACTGGGGTTATCCTCGCCGGCGGTAAGAGTCGGCGGATGGGGCAGAATAAGGCGTTAATTCAGCTCGGTGACGATTCACTCATTGAACATGTTATCCGCCGCATGCACCTTGTTGTTGACGAACTTTTGCTTATCACCAATAGCCCTGCTGAATATGCGCCCCTTAATGTGCCAATGTACGGTGATATTATTCCAGATACCGGTGCGTTGGGTGGTATCTATACCGGCTTGACGTACGCTTCATACGACGCAGTGCTTTGTGTTGGGTGTGATAACCCCTTTTTAGTGCCGAATTTGCTCACCTATCTTGTCTCCGTTTTGGATGAATATGATGCCGTAATGCCTTATACTTACCAAGAAAATCCTGCCCGTCGCAGTGAAGAAGATCAGATAATCCTCCAAACATTGTGCGCTGCCTACACTAAGCGTTGTCTGCCTATCATAGAACTGATGCTGCAGGAGTCCGAATTGCGTGTTCATGCGCTGGCAGAGCGCGCATACGTCCAACGCGTTTCGCCTGAAGTCTGGCAAACGTTCGATTCAGAAGGCATGTCCTTTTTCAACATCAACACACCTGAAGATTTTGAGAGAGCCGATTTTTATATGAGATCCCAAACTGCGCATTAA
- a CDS encoding M20/M25/M40 family metallo-hydrolase: MDTNHTYDAERAYHHITQLAFPRLVGSAGEAEAQDYIIQQFKALGLNVSWEPFLFTKFPAEVLPRILSALFVPVVLSVPWFGVQFPIPVCLTCLLSLSVAMFCTQWHKRFEGLYDVGRSHRTENIIATNDGKPDDNTPAFLLVAHYDSKSQVLPIAVRAISYGIAIIGLVILTIVMVVKVGRGVWLPDYIVWSVAGITTFCLLLLQINLTQNHSPGAFDNASGVGVMLEVARAVVERGERRSITFLAAGAEEYGMCGALRYVQAHTDEYDLENTYVINLDGLGMGNGVNVVTHYGIPPVRTTRALISLFRTSGESLGIQVSERYLPIGVGLDSIPIASRGFETVTLTAGDVGSAALRIHSKRDRSDLLNVESLQQVGELIVEVIKRA, encoded by the coding sequence ATGGATACGAACCACACTTATGATGCCGAACGTGCATATCACCACATCACACAACTCGCTTTTCCGAGATTGGTAGGCAGTGCTGGTGAGGCTGAAGCACAAGACTATATCATCCAACAATTCAAAGCGTTGGGACTCAATGTTTCATGGGAACCTTTTTTATTTACAAAATTCCCCGCCGAAGTATTGCCGCGCATCCTTTCTGCCCTCTTTGTGCCGGTAGTTTTATCCGTGCCGTGGTTCGGTGTGCAATTTCCAATACCCGTATGTCTCACCTGTCTATTGAGCCTTTCTGTAGCAATGTTCTGTACCCAGTGGCACAAAAGGTTTGAAGGATTGTATGATGTTGGTAGAAGCCATCGCACAGAGAATATTATCGCAACAAATGACGGGAAACCGGACGATAACACCCCAGCCTTTTTGCTCGTCGCACACTACGATTCCAAATCACAAGTATTGCCAATTGCTGTGCGTGCGATATCTTACGGGATCGCAATTATCGGTCTTGTTATATTGACAATCGTGATGGTCGTTAAAGTTGGCAGGGGTGTCTGGTTACCTGATTACATCGTCTGGAGTGTCGCTGGAATCACCACTTTTTGTCTATTGCTCTTACAAATCAACTTGACCCAGAACCACTCTCCGGGGGCGTTTGATAACGCTTCGGGTGTAGGGGTTATGCTTGAAGTAGCACGTGCGGTCGTCGAACGTGGTGAAAGAAGGTCCATCACATTCCTCGCCGCTGGTGCAGAAGAGTACGGCATGTGCGGCGCATTACGCTATGTCCAAGCGCATACCGATGAATATGACCTAGAAAATACCTACGTTATTAATTTAGACGGACTTGGTATGGGGAATGGCGTTAACGTCGTTACACACTACGGAATTCCACCCGTCCGGACAACGCGTGCATTAATAAGTCTATTTCGGACATCAGGTGAGTCGCTCGGCATACAGGTTTCGGAACGTTACCTACCGATCGGTGTTGGGTTGGATAGCATTCCAATTGCGAGCCGTGGATTTGAAACGGTTACGCTAACAGCAGGAGATGTAGGTAGTGCTGCTCTGAGGATTCACTCGAAACGGGATAGGAGCGATTTACTCAATGTTGAAAGTCTACAACAGGTAGGTGAGTTAATTGTCGAGGTCATTAAACGTGCCTAA
- a CDS encoding sulfatase-like hydrolase/transferase, whose protein sequence is MNRKTDRPNVLFIMSDQHRYDYLETVEGAPTALNTPNLRRLAEAGVSFPNCTVNAPVCAPSRIALASGLQPSRLGAVDNGSFLPATVPTYYQQLRDHDYHVGCVGKLDLAKPDGYNGRYGDRPRTYSWGFTHPEECEGKMHAGSSPTPIGPYTHYLQEKGVLKAFHEDYRKRSSGGWIKNGSHDSVLSTEDFADTYIGRRATEFIETIPDDFPWHMFVSFVGPHDPFDPPTEYGDKYRNAEMPSAIVDDMEGKPEWVKRRVVNITPEEITVTRQQYCAATELIDDQIGEMLRALEQRGMLDNTYIIYSSDHGEMLGDHGLYTKSVAYEASLRVPLIVAGPGIPKNQISDGLVELIDLNPTICDFAGVPVLPRIDAKSIAPILRGETETHRTETVSALRNFRCIRTATHKLIENYNDVTELYDLENDPAELHNIAQSERKIAGTLKGRLGRRFRSELGKD, encoded by the coding sequence ATGAATCGAAAAACCGATAGACCGAATGTTCTCTTTATCATGTCCGACCAGCACCGATACGACTATCTCGAAACTGTTGAGGGGGCACCTACGGCACTCAATACCCCTAACCTGCGGCGGTTGGCAGAAGCAGGCGTGAGTTTTCCAAATTGCACAGTCAATGCACCTGTTTGTGCGCCATCACGAATCGCACTCGCATCGGGACTGCAACCCTCTCGATTAGGGGCAGTGGACAACGGAAGCTTCCTACCTGCCACCGTACCGACCTACTATCAGCAACTCCGCGATCACGACTACCACGTCGGGTGTGTCGGAAAACTCGACCTTGCGAAACCCGATGGCTATAACGGACGCTACGGTGACCGTCCACGCACCTACAGTTGGGGGTTCACGCATCCTGAAGAGTGTGAAGGCAAAATGCATGCTGGAAGTTCACCAACGCCTATCGGTCCTTATACCCACTACCTTCAGGAAAAAGGCGTGCTCAAGGCGTTCCACGAAGATTATCGGAAACGGAGTAGTGGCGGCTGGATTAAAAATGGCTCTCACGATTCTGTTCTCTCAACGGAGGACTTCGCCGATACTTACATCGGCAGACGTGCGACGGAATTTATTGAAACCATTCCTGATGACTTCCCATGGCACATGTTCGTAAGTTTCGTCGGACCGCACGATCCCTTTGATCCACCGACTGAATATGGTGATAAGTACCGGAATGCGGAGATGCCTTCTGCTATCGTTGACGATATGGAGGGGAAGCCTGAGTGGGTCAAACGGCGCGTTGTTAACATCACTCCTGAAGAGATTACCGTAACACGACAACAGTACTGCGCCGCGACGGAACTTATTGATGACCAGATCGGCGAAATGCTTCGCGCGCTTGAACAGCGAGGAATGCTTGACAATACCTATATCATTTATTCAAGCGACCACGGAGAAATGCTCGGTGACCATGGACTTTACACTAAGAGTGTCGCTTATGAAGCATCCCTAAGAGTACCGCTTATCGTTGCGGGACCTGGGATTCCGAAAAATCAAATTTCAGACGGTTTGGTTGAGTTGATTGATCTAAATCCAACGATATGCGACTTCGCTGGCGTGCCGGTGTTGCCGCGTATTGATGCAAAGTCTATTGCCCCTATCCTGCGTGGTGAAACGGAAACGCATCGCACTGAAACGGTGAGTGCCCTCCGAAACTTTCGATGTATCCGGACAGCGACGCATAAACTCATCGAAAACTACAACGACGTAACTGAACTCTACGATTTAGAAAACGATCCCGCGGAGCTGCACAACATCGCGCAGTCAGAACGCAAAATTGCGGGAACACTCAAAGGACGTTTAGGGAGACGATTCCGGTCGGAATTGGGTAAGGATTGA